One Coffea arabica cultivar ET-39 chromosome 5c, Coffea Arabica ET-39 HiFi, whole genome shotgun sequence DNA window includes the following coding sequences:
- the LOC113689288 gene encoding spermidine hydroxycinnamoyl transferase-like: MEQKLNITFKNSYLVKPSAPTFQGHMPLSLFDQTGFLIHIPTVHFYKPPPPQFTQDGSLINKLKSSLAMALVHFYPLAGRIVLMEGGRMELNCISAGAQLLEAVCQETLDQIGDFSPSPMFHNLVPSLNYNDMENLPLLAIQVTKFKDENIALGIAISHIIADGQSAFHFIMEWARLASGNTIFTKPFLDRRVLRGDTRVPRSGGERIDVNSHAANPHLPLPIVIGKTSAKIQQEKKTSIDLLKLSTKEIEFLKSLASDGTVPAMKRPYSTFEVISAHLWRCACRARLLIHEQPTVLSFPINFRKLIQPPLPVGYFGNAMLYIRSVDSSGNLLTGTLANTAAKIRKAILAVTSEFLYSEVEFLQMQTDLSKFQERHDHMEYLGNPNLTISSWLTFPFNDLDFGWGKSLAMVEVSHNGDGDFVLCGDRHSEVVVSVCFQEEYIKSFKYYFYEIFGDMNKED, translated from the coding sequence ATGGAACAAAAATTGAACATTACGTTCAAAAATTCTTACTTAGTAAAGCCATCTGCTCCAACATTCCAAGGTCATATGCCATTGAGTCTATTTGATCAAACTGGGTTTTTAATCCATATTCCCACTGTTCATTTCTACAAACCTCCTCCACCACAATTCACACAAGACGGCTCCCTCATTAATAAACTAAAGAGCTCGTTGGCCATGGCTCTAGTGCACTTCTACCCTTTGGCAGGACGGATAGTGCTAATGGAAGGTGGTCGAATGGAGTTAAATTGCATTTCCGCCGGAGCTCAACTACTTGAAGCAGTTTGTCAGGAAACTCTTGATCAAATAGGAGATTTTTCACCAAGCCCAATGTTTCATAATCTTGTCCCTTCACTGAACTACAATGATATGGAAAATCTCCCATTGTTGGCCATACAAGTGACAAAATTCAAAGATGAGAACATTGCTCTCGGCATAGCCATCTCACATATAATTGCTGATGGACAGAGTGCATTCCACTTCATTATGGAATGGGCTCGCTTAGCGAGTGGCAACACCATTTTCACTAAGCCCTTCCTAGACAGGAGAGTTCTACGAGGTGATACAAGGGTTCCAAGAAGTGGTGGAGAAAGAATAGATGTGAATTCGCACGCTGCAAATCCTCATTTACCATTACCAATAGTGATCGGGAAAACAAGTGCAAAAatccaacaagagaagaaaacttCGATAGATTTGCTAAAACTATCGACAAAAGAAATTGAGTTTTTGAAGAGTCTCGCCAGTGATGGCACAGTTCCCGCCATGAAACGGCCCTACAGCACATTTGAGGTGATTTCGGCACACCTGTGGCGATGTGCATGCAGGGCCAGACTACTCATCCATGAACAGCCTACAGTGTTGTCATTTCCAATTAATTTTCGCaaacttattcaaccaccattGCCTGTTGGATATTTTGGTAATGCAATGCTTTATATCCGATCTGTGGATTCGTCAGGCAACTTGTTAACAGGTACATTGGCTAATACAGCAGCCAAGATAAGGAAGGCCATCCTAGCAGTAACAAGTGAATTTCTATATTCCGAGGTAGAATTTCTGCAGATGCAAACAGATTTATccaaatttcaagaaagacATGACCATATGGAATATCTCGGCAATCCTAACCTCACCATTTCAAGCTGGTTGACGTTCCCATTCAATGACCTAGATTTTGGCTGGGGGAAATCATTAGCCATGGTTGAAGTATCTCACAATGGGGATGGGGATTTTGTTCTTTGTGGTGACCGTCACAGTGAAGTAGTGGTTAGTGTGTGTTTCCAAGAGGAATATATCAAGAGTTTCAAATATTACTTTTACGAGATATTTGGAGATATGAATAAGGAGGATTGA